A section of the Roseivirga sp. BDSF3-8 genome encodes:
- a CDS encoding helix-turn-helix transcriptional regulator, with the protein MDSSKLGERLRHIRESNKLKQREVAEAIDVNRSTYAMYEVGVRMMPLDKLIALAAFYGQTLDEILGLRSGGEPEPVDFSDKLPVSPEDSSGEKGKDVEEELRLLHEENRRLKDELLISFRRQIKLHRKIESLTSGRSSD; encoded by the coding sequence ATGGATTCATCGAAACTAGGAGAAAGATTGAGACATATAAGGGAAAGTAATAAGCTGAAACAGCGTGAAGTAGCTGAGGCAATAGATGTAAATCGCTCTACTTATGCGATGTATGAAGTAGGTGTTAGAATGATGCCTTTGGATAAGCTCATTGCGCTGGCGGCGTTTTACGGGCAGACCCTGGATGAAATTCTCGGGCTTCGGTCAGGTGGTGAACCTGAACCGGTTGATTTTTCTGATAAGCTGCCGGTAAGCCCCGAGGACTCTTCAGGTGAAAAAGGTAAGGATGTAGAGGAAGAGCTCCGCCTTCTGCATGAGGAGAACCGCAGGCTTAAGGACGAGCTGCTTATCTCTTTCAGACGACAGATAAAACTTCACCGCAAAATTGAGTCGCTTACGTCTGGAAGGTCATCAGACTAG
- a CDS encoding metallophosphoesterase has protein sequence MRFSKGLKWIAGLAGLATGYILVDSLLLERFFFKIRTFHIGNKQGRKPPIRIIHLTDLHLRREISVFHQHLADKLNELRPDLFLLTGDSIDQNGKPSPFEVFMRLLDGNIPKYGIMGNHEYKAKIPEETMQEIFRMTGGRLLVDETETIEVKGSRLTLTGLDDIVKSNSNFTKAIEGVQKEDNHLLMVHSPLHYERMVKELQKVNQVRPEEEKLNIYCALAGHTHGGQVTLTGEPLVLPEKSGDYNRGWYSEQKPYLYVSKGFGVSGLPLRFGARAEITVLYYHPF, from the coding sequence ATGAGGTTTTCAAAAGGGCTAAAATGGATAGCTGGTCTGGCCGGATTGGCTACAGGTTATATACTGGTAGATTCTCTGCTACTGGAGAGGTTTTTCTTTAAGATTCGCACATTTCATATCGGCAATAAGCAGGGCAGGAAGCCTCCTATTCGGATTATTCACCTGACAGACCTCCACCTCAGACGTGAAATCAGTGTCTTTCATCAGCACCTGGCTGACAAACTGAATGAACTACGGCCGGATTTATTTCTACTGACCGGTGATAGCATAGATCAGAATGGCAAGCCCTCACCTTTTGAGGTATTTATGCGGCTGCTGGACGGGAATATCCCTAAGTATGGTATTATGGGCAATCATGAGTACAAAGCGAAGATCCCGGAAGAGACCATGCAGGAAATATTCCGGATGACCGGGGGCCGGCTGCTTGTAGATGAAACGGAAACCATCGAGGTTAAAGGAAGCCGCCTGACGCTTACAGGGCTGGATGACATTGTGAAAAGTAATTCGAATTTTACCAAAGCCATTGAGGGTGTGCAAAAAGAAGATAATCATCTGCTGATGGTGCATAGTCCTTTGCATTATGAGCGTATGGTAAAGGAATTGCAAAAAGTGAACCAAGTACGACCCGAGGAGGAAAAACTGAATATCTACTGTGCTCTGGCCGGACATACTCACGGCGGGCAGGTAACACTGACGGGAGAACCGCTGGTGCTGCCGGAAAAATCCGGCGACTATAACCGTGGCTGGTATAGTGAACAGAAACCTTACCTATATGTAAGTAAGGGATTTGGCGTATCGGGATTACCTTTAAGATTCGGTGCCAGGGCGGAAATTACGGTACTGTACTATCACCCGTTTTAA
- the kdsB gene encoding 3-deoxy-manno-octulosonate cytidylyltransferase, which translates to MKKILGIIPARYASTRFPGKPLADINGRSMIMRVYDQARKANCLEDVVVATDDERIANHVAMAGGKVAMTDPEHPSGTDRCREAMDKHGGDYDYVINIQGDEPFIEPAQIDTLGGLLDGQTELATLIRQIQDEEKLFSPNVVKVVTDIEGHALYFSRSPIPYCRGLENQEWMTVHDYYFHVGIYAYRTDVLREITRLKPASLEKTESLEQLRWLQNGYRIRTAVTNLDTHGIDTPEDLEKMKKIFG; encoded by the coding sequence ATGAAGAAGATACTGGGAATAATACCGGCCCGCTATGCCAGTACGCGGTTTCCGGGCAAACCTCTTGCTGATATTAATGGCCGGAGCATGATCATGCGGGTGTATGATCAGGCCAGAAAGGCCAACTGCCTGGAGGATGTGGTGGTAGCAACGGACGATGAGCGTATAGCTAACCATGTAGCAATGGCCGGTGGCAAGGTGGCTATGACGGATCCCGAACACCCAAGCGGAACGGACCGCTGTCGTGAGGCGATGGATAAGCATGGGGGTGATTATGACTATGTGATAAACATCCAGGGGGACGAACCTTTCATAGAGCCCGCCCAAATAGACACACTGGGAGGATTACTTGACGGACAGACGGAACTAGCCACACTAATCAGGCAAATACAGGACGAGGAGAAACTGTTCTCTCCTAATGTGGTAAAGGTAGTAACTGATATAGAGGGTCATGCTTTATACTTTAGCAGAAGCCCCATCCCCTACTGCCGGGGGCTGGAAAACCAGGAATGGATGACCGTACATGACTATTACTTTCATGTAGGGATTTATGCCTACCGCACAGATGTGTTGAGAGAAATTACCAGACTAAAACCTGCCTCACTGGAAAAAACCGAAAGCCTGGAACAGCTTCGGTGGCTGCAAAACGGATACCGTATCCGCACCGCAGTGACCAACCTGGATACGCACGGCATAGATACACCGGAAGATCTTGAGAAGATGAAGAAAATATTTGGCTAA
- a CDS encoding nodulation protein NfeD: MKGSVLKGWLTSIFLLIAIASGCLAQSSPTKVFVFGIQSEIDPRTNRKSELALEEAREVGADMVIIEMNTYGGALNDADEIRTRILNYEIPIYVFINKNAASAGALISIACDSIYMASGASIGAATVVNQTGDAAPDKYQSYMRSIMRSTAEATGRNPEIAEAMVDENLVVDSISEAGSVITFSTTEAMRYGFCEGRVSSVEDILVQQGVYDYEITEYTLSTTDKIIAFFLNPFVSGFLIMIILGGIYFELQTPGVGFPILAALIALVLYLVPYYLHGLAENWELITFALGLVLLALEVFVIPGFGIAGIGGLILTLGSLVLMMVGNDGLDFSFVPMSFLIEALSSVMVALLAAVVLIIFLASRMSSGNSAFINRFALADTQDREQGYVSAHREISMLGMTGKAYTVLRPSGKVLIDGQVYDAFTRGDYIQEGDAVVVTEETGSSLKVKLLEETTPDSVAQV; this comes from the coding sequence ATGAAAGGATCTGTTTTGAAGGGGTGGCTCACGAGTATTTTTCTACTGATAGCCATCGCTTCCGGCTGTCTGGCACAGAGTAGCCCAACCAAGGTATTTGTATTCGGTATACAGAGTGAGATAGACCCGCGTACCAACCGCAAGTCCGAACTGGCGCTGGAAGAGGCCCGGGAAGTGGGTGCTGATATGGTGATCATTGAAATGAACACCTACGGCGGAGCACTTAACGATGCGGATGAGATACGCACACGGATTCTGAATTACGAGATTCCCATCTACGTATTTATTAATAAAAATGCTGCCTCTGCAGGTGCCCTTATCAGCATTGCCTGTGACAGCATCTATATGGCTTCCGGGGCCAGTATAGGAGCTGCCACCGTGGTGAACCAGACGGGCGATGCGGCTCCTGACAAATACCAGAGTTACATGCGCTCTATTATGCGCTCCACGGCTGAGGCCACGGGACGTAATCCTGAAATAGCGGAAGCTATGGTGGATGAGAACCTGGTTGTGGATAGCATTAGTGAGGCGGGGAGTGTCATTACATTCAGTACCACTGAGGCCATGCGCTACGGTTTTTGCGAAGGCCGTGTAAGCAGTGTGGAGGACATACTGGTGCAGCAGGGGGTATATGACTATGAGATCACCGAATATACGCTCAGTACGACTGATAAAATCATCGCTTTCTTTCTAAACCCTTTTGTAAGCGGTTTTCTGATCATGATTATCCTGGGGGGAATCTACTTTGAGCTCCAGACACCAGGCGTGGGCTTTCCTATACTGGCCGCTTTGATAGCGCTGGTGCTCTACCTGGTGCCCTACTACCTACATGGTCTGGCAGAAAACTGGGAGCTTATTACTTTTGCCCTGGGGCTGGTACTGCTGGCGCTGGAGGTTTTTGTCATACCGGGCTTTGGTATTGCCGGGATAGGTGGTCTTATTCTTACACTGGGCAGCCTGGTCCTTATGATGGTAGGTAATGATGGCCTTGATTTTTCATTTGTGCCTATGAGTTTCCTGATCGAAGCACTCTCGTCAGTAATGGTGGCGCTGCTGGCAGCCGTGGTGCTTATTATCTTTCTGGCCAGCCGCATGTCTTCGGGAAATTCAGCCTTTATCAATCGCTTTGCCCTGGCAGATACACAGGACCGCGAACAAGGGTATGTTTCGGCACATCGCGAAATAAGCATGCTGGGTATGACAGGCAAGGCCTATACAGTGTTGCGGCCTAGTGGCAAAGTACTGATAGACGGGCAGGTATATGATGCCTTTACGCGGGGTGATTACATACAGGAAGGTGACGCAGTGGTGGTCACAGAAGAAACGGGTAGCTCACTGAAGGTAAAATTATTAGAAGAAACCACACCGGACTCAGTCGCTCAGGTTTGA
- a CDS encoding DUF4905 domain-containing protein, translated as MAKKLLHQFSHTFDGQIWRTEVDPQSGKMALEIRSPEKHTVHFALLDTDSGRLLWQDLDAGTGWYGGMLALHGTYLLVHGYGERPDPGEEDKVVIIDTGTGQVKWEIEHVRFLRTAGEAEVLLFSTVEEGHPALLANLETGEMDYVEVESPRPAGITQKYTKGLVMPLHYPEENQHFATLAELVQHITGHTPGNEIEYAEWGDCVVISYYLYKEAILDNFLLITDKAGIMLSHELLGEDMRGKASDSFFILQDKLLFIKNKRTISVYGQ; from the coding sequence TTGGCAAAAAAACTACTCCATCAATTTTCCCACACCTTTGATGGTCAGATCTGGCGAACAGAGGTCGACCCTCAGTCGGGGAAAATGGCACTGGAGATTCGCTCCCCTGAAAAACACACTGTTCATTTTGCGCTACTTGACACCGACTCCGGCCGCCTGCTGTGGCAGGACCTGGATGCCGGTACCGGATGGTACGGAGGCATGCTTGCCTTGCATGGGACTTACCTGCTCGTCCATGGCTATGGCGAACGTCCCGACCCGGGTGAGGAAGATAAGGTGGTGATAATTGATACAGGTACAGGCCAGGTAAAATGGGAGATCGAGCATGTGAGGTTTCTGCGTACTGCCGGGGAGGCAGAGGTTTTGCTGTTCAGTACAGTGGAAGAAGGGCATCCGGCGCTACTGGCTAATCTTGAAACCGGCGAAATGGACTATGTGGAAGTGGAAAGCCCTCGGCCTGCAGGTATCACACAAAAATATACTAAAGGACTTGTGATGCCGTTACACTATCCGGAAGAAAACCAGCATTTTGCCACCCTGGCGGAGCTCGTGCAACATATTACCGGTCATACGCCGGGAAATGAGATCGAATATGCAGAATGGGGCGACTGCGTGGTAATTTCTTATTATCTTTACAAGGAAGCCATTTTGGACAACTTTTTGCTGATAACAGATAAAGCGGGAATCATGTTAAGCCATGAGCTACTCGGTGAGGACATGCGCGGAAAAGCATCTGATTCCTTTTTCATCTTACAGGATAAGCTATTATTCATAAAAAATAAACGTACCATCAGTGTATATGGCCAATAA
- a CDS encoding LysM peptidoglycan-binding domain-containing protein, which translates to MANNLLKISIFIALLLGNVISVFAGEIIERDSIRLEKDGVRSFILHKVDAGETLFSIARRYDAPMSDVIRANPSAESGLQVGQLLRVPFVLSKPQDPTRATHIVQPGETLFSISQKYNVSITDLRDWNNIIDNSIQVGGRLYVNGKPGYVTPENPAARESGPSYVVKNQDQPESVISRQYRKYHVVKEKETLYGLSRMYNVPVGDLRRWNSLVNNDVQIGQRLVVGSSAEDSPGTFTEPEDLPPPTDATEEVVVVASPDYDERDPTETPARPNADRRLPDENAYGERPQPKQPEVDDPERKRDFSKRSENGFAEVIEGSGDSKKYLALHRTAPIGTIMQIRNEMNSMSVFVRVVGRLPDTGQNRNTLIKISQTAYERLGAINSRFPVEVTYTP; encoded by the coding sequence ATGGCCAATAATCTGCTGAAGATTTCCATTTTCATTGCATTACTTTTAGGCAATGTCATCTCTGTTTTTGCCGGCGAGATCATCGAGCGTGACTCTATCCGGCTTGAAAAGGATGGCGTACGGTCCTTCATTTTGCATAAAGTGGATGCCGGTGAAACCCTTTTTTCTATTGCCAGACGCTACGATGCTCCCATGAGCGATGTCATCCGGGCTAATCCCTCGGCCGAATCCGGCCTGCAGGTAGGGCAGTTGCTGAGAGTGCCATTCGTACTCAGCAAACCACAAGACCCCACCAGAGCCACCCACATCGTACAGCCAGGGGAAACCCTTTTCAGCATAAGCCAGAAGTATAATGTGTCCATTACCGATTTGCGGGACTGGAACAATATTATTGATAACAGTATACAGGTAGGAGGACGGCTTTATGTAAATGGTAAGCCAGGATATGTAACGCCCGAAAATCCTGCTGCCAGGGAATCGGGGCCCTCTTATGTGGTAAAAAATCAAGATCAGCCTGAAAGTGTGATTTCCAGGCAGTATCGTAAGTATCATGTGGTAAAGGAAAAAGAAACGCTCTATGGACTGTCACGCATGTACAATGTTCCTGTCGGTGATCTGAGAAGGTGGAACAGCCTGGTAAACAATGATGTGCAGATAGGCCAGCGTCTGGTGGTTGGTTCAAGTGCCGAAGACTCACCGGGTACCTTTACAGAGCCCGAAGACCTGCCTCCCCCCACAGATGCCACGGAGGAAGTAGTAGTGGTGGCTAGTCCGGATTATGATGAACGGGACCCTACCGAGACACCCGCAAGACCTAATGCCGACCGGCGATTGCCTGATGAGAATGCCTATGGGGAAAGACCACAACCGAAACAACCGGAAGTGGACGACCCGGAAAGGAAAAGAGATTTCTCTAAAAGATCCGAAAACGGATTTGCCGAAGTGATAGAAGGCAGTGGTGATTCTAAAAAGTACCTGGCCCTGCACCGCACCGCACCTATCGGAACAATTATGCAGATCAGGAACGAGATGAATAGTATGAGTGTTTTTGTGAGAGTAGTAGGCAGACTACCCGATACGGGACAGAATCGGAATACGCTTATTAAGATCAGTCAGACAGCTTACGAGCGTCTGGGGGCAATTAATAGCCGGTTTCCCGTAGAAGTTACCTACACTCCCTGA
- a CDS encoding TIGR02757 family protein, whose protein sequence is MSQTGTLSHFDLKEFLDEKYETYNEPGFVEDDPVSIPHLFTKKQDREISGFLAAVLAWGQRKTIISKCRQLMEMMDWAPHDFILHHTTDDLKPFLAFKHRTFNATDTLYFLHYFQQFYRQHDSLEEAFTAGLKPQDETVEQGLVRFHEQFFGQEDYPERTRKHVATPARKSACKRINMFLRWMVRQDDRGVDFGIWQQISPSQLVCPCDLHVDRVARRLGLITRKQTDWQTALELTARLRLLDPQDPVKYDFALFGLGVVEKF, encoded by the coding sequence ATGTCTCAAACAGGCACCTTATCTCATTTTGACCTTAAGGAATTTCTTGACGAAAAATATGAGACCTATAATGAGCCGGGATTCGTAGAGGATGATCCTGTCAGCATCCCTCACCTGTTTACCAAGAAACAAGACCGGGAGATCAGCGGCTTTTTAGCGGCAGTATTAGCCTGGGGGCAGCGAAAGACTATCATTTCCAAGTGCAGGCAACTAATGGAAATGATGGATTGGGCGCCTCATGATTTTATCCTGCATCATACCACCGATGACCTGAAGCCATTTCTAGCCTTCAAACACCGTACGTTTAACGCCACAGACACCTTATATTTCCTGCACTACTTTCAGCAGTTTTACAGGCAGCATGACAGTCTGGAGGAGGCATTCACTGCAGGTTTGAAACCACAGGACGAAACCGTCGAGCAAGGGCTGGTCAGGTTTCATGAGCAATTTTTCGGGCAGGAGGATTATCCGGAGCGTACGCGCAAACATGTGGCTACCCCAGCCCGCAAAAGTGCCTGTAAGCGCATAAATATGTTTTTGCGCTGGATGGTAAGACAGGATGATCGCGGGGTGGACTTCGGGATCTGGCAGCAGATCTCACCCTCCCAGTTAGTGTGCCCCTGTGACCTGCATGTAGACCGCGTGGCCCGCCGACTGGGGCTCATTACCCGTAAACAAACCGATTGGCAGACAGCCCTGGAGCTTACGGCCAGGCTTCGCTTACTTGATCCCCAGGATCCTGTTAAATATGATTTTGCCCTTTTCGGGCTGGGTGTAGTAGAAAAGTTTTAG
- the pyrE gene encoding orotate phosphoribosyltransferase, translating into MDQAENTNTVAAEVAAGLLNAGAIRLQPKNPFTWSSGWKSPIYCDNRISLSFPELRTFIKVKLSELIRAHFPDAEAIAGVATAGIPQGALIADYLDLPFLYVRSKPKGHGMTNQIEGKATPGQRVVVVEDLISTGGSSLKAVEALRSADVSIEGLVAIFTYGFDLSIENFEQAKVPFYCLSDYPHLLEEALKRGIIKEDEVDVLAAWRKDPANWQG; encoded by the coding sequence ATGGATCAAGCGGAAAATACAAACACAGTAGCAGCAGAGGTAGCCGCCGGCCTGCTGAATGCAGGAGCAATACGGCTGCAGCCAAAGAACCCATTTACCTGGAGCTCCGGATGGAAGTCTCCTATCTATTGTGACAACCGGATCAGCCTGAGTTTTCCGGAGCTGAGAACGTTTATCAAAGTCAAGTTATCGGAGCTTATCCGCGCGCACTTCCCTGATGCGGAAGCTATAGCAGGGGTGGCTACGGCCGGCATTCCACAGGGAGCGCTCATTGCAGATTATCTTGACCTTCCGTTTCTGTATGTGCGCAGTAAGCCTAAGGGCCACGGCATGACTAACCAAATAGAGGGTAAGGCCACTCCCGGACAACGTGTGGTGGTGGTAGAGGATTTGATCTCCACAGGCGGCAGTTCACTCAAAGCCGTAGAGGCCCTGCGTAGTGCGGATGTATCGATTGAAGGACTGGTGGCTATTTTTACCTATGGATTTGACCTGTCCATAGAGAATTTCGAGCAGGCAAAGGTACCTTTCTATTGCTTAAGCGATTACCCCCATCTGCTGGAGGAGGCGCTCAAACGTGGTATTATTAAAGAAGATGAGGTGGATGTACTGGCGGCGTGGCGTAAGGACCCCGCTAACTGGCAAGGCTAA
- a CDS encoding NUDIX hydrolase, translating to MKIFINDVPLEILHPFDLRDEEHYDAIVDCNRHKIEEVDLLDDILLLNANYEDIGHVIDFLVAKKPRKLDSVTLAVKKQKKAIKFVKKQFNIIKAAGGLVEKDGKVLLIHRLGKWDLPKGKLEKKEKNREGAIREVEEECGIKVGIDYKICNTWHTYNRNGKRMLKKTAWFRMHCLDDSNMTPQTEEDIEKVEWVTDREARQHMYNSYRSIRYVFSRYLLLRTDPVIRKGE from the coding sequence ATGAAGATTTTTATTAACGACGTACCCCTCGAGATCCTACACCCCTTTGACTTGCGTGATGAGGAGCACTACGATGCCATAGTAGATTGTAACCGGCATAAAATAGAAGAAGTAGATTTGCTGGACGACATACTGCTGCTCAATGCCAATTACGAGGACATTGGTCATGTGATCGATTTTCTGGTAGCTAAAAAGCCGCGTAAACTTGACTCAGTTACCCTGGCTGTCAAAAAGCAGAAAAAGGCCATTAAGTTTGTCAAAAAGCAATTCAATATTATTAAAGCGGCTGGCGGACTGGTGGAGAAAGATGGGAAGGTGTTGCTTATACACCGCCTAGGTAAGTGGGACCTGCCAAAGGGTAAACTTGAAAAGAAGGAGAAAAACCGGGAGGGTGCTATCCGCGAAGTGGAAGAAGAGTGTGGTATTAAAGTAGGAATTGACTATAAGATCTGTAATACCTGGCACACGTATAACCGTAACGGGAAAAGGATGCTGAAGAAAACGGCCTGGTTCAGGATGCATTGCCTTGACGACTCGAATATGACCCCACAGACTGAAGAGGATATTGAAAAGGTGGAGTGGGTGACCGATCGTGAGGCACGCCAGCACATGTATAACAGCTACAGGAGTATTCGCTACGTATTCTCCCGGTACTTACTGCTTAGAACGGATCCGGTAATACGTAAAGGGGAGTAG
- the coaD gene encoding pantetheine-phosphate adenylyltransferase — MKRTAIFPGSFDPFTRGHEDIVLRGIKMFDEIIICIGHNAAKSNRYFDVDMMVKKIEQTFSTHNNISVMVYNELTADLAKRLNANFLLRGLRNTTDFEYENSISQVNRHLYNDLETVFLITSPHLAPISSSIIRDVHRFGGDVSDLIPYKLP; from the coding sequence ATGAAAAGAACCGCTATCTTTCCCGGCAGCTTTGACCCCTTTACCAGAGGGCACGAAGACATTGTATTGCGGGGAATAAAGATGTTCGATGAGATCATCATATGCATAGGCCATAATGCAGCCAAAAGTAATCGCTACTTTGATGTAGACATGATGGTAAAGAAGATCGAGCAGACCTTCTCCACCCACAATAACATCAGCGTTATGGTATACAATGAGCTAACGGCAGACCTGGCCAAACGCTTAAATGCTAATTTCCTGCTGAGAGGCTTACGCAATACGACAGATTTCGAATATGAGAACAGCATAAGCCAGGTAAACCGCCACCTGTACAATGACCTGGAGACGGTCTTCCTGATTACAAGCCCTCACCTGGCACCTATCAGCAGCTCTATTATTCGCGATGTGCACCGGTTCGGCGGGGATGTTTCTGACCTCATTCCCTATAAGCTACCTTAG
- a CDS encoding DUF3822 family protein: MAFEKKRYKLVKRIKDDHLSVDRLHEYRLCLQFGERDIQVCIIDMPNSRCLLLEDYISPTSDKGKLQTIPEIFEGHSFLQAGFWHSVRVSIKTPRFVLVPVSLFDKEQKATYLHLNAELDPEKDSLLHYIHQNNETVTVFAANKWLTNFLKEMYATTDLGFIHQGAALTEGTLEDETMAHSRTMYLYSDRFYLNILVSEGKSLVYYNQFLIKRFEDYVKYIMMVLQSMGLDQHDDHVYLRGFIRQDSPHYRELFKYIQNLEFAHKPGFLTFGYQFDELEDHQYYDLYSMSLCR, from the coding sequence TTGGCATTTGAAAAAAAGAGATATAAACTGGTCAAGCGGATCAAAGACGATCACCTGAGCGTAGATCGTCTTCATGAATACCGCTTGTGCCTGCAATTCGGAGAGCGGGACATTCAGGTATGTATTATTGACATGCCGAATTCCCGCTGTCTGCTTTTAGAGGACTACATAAGCCCCACTTCAGATAAGGGTAAACTACAGACCATTCCCGAGATATTTGAAGGCCATAGCTTCCTCCAGGCCGGATTTTGGCATAGCGTACGGGTAAGTATAAAGACGCCCCGCTTCGTGCTGGTACCTGTCAGCCTGTTTGACAAAGAGCAGAAGGCCACATACCTCCATCTTAATGCAGAGTTGGATCCGGAAAAGGACTCACTGCTTCACTACATTCATCAGAATAACGAAACGGTTACGGTTTTTGCGGCCAACAAGTGGCTGACCAACTTCCTTAAGGAAATGTACGCCACTACTGACCTCGGGTTTATACACCAGGGGGCAGCGCTTACCGAAGGCACTCTGGAAGATGAGACCATGGCACACAGCCGTACCATGTACCTCTATTCTGACCGTTTTTACCTCAATATACTTGTCTCTGAAGGTAAGTCCCTGGTTTACTATAATCAGTTTCTAATCAAGCGCTTTGAAGACTACGTGAAATACATCATGATGGTGCTCCAAAGCATGGGGCTTGATCAGCATGATGACCATGTGTACCTGCGTGGCTTTATCAGGCAGGATTCACCTCACTACAGGGAGCTATTCAAGTATATTCAAAACCTCGAGTTTGCACATAAGCCGGGATTCCTCACCTTTGGCTATCAGTTTGACGAACTTGAAGATCACCAGTATTACGACCTGTACAGCATGAGCCTGTGCAGATAG
- a CDS encoding NUDIX domain-containing protein, which produces MSKKRVGEVFGDRLRVRVCGICLMDGGLLLTEHKGLGPQGRLWIPPGGGMQYGESAEECLVRELKEETGLEIAAGKLLFVHEYINAPLHALELFYEAKITGGSLTKGIDPELAENEQIIQQSKFMGQEEIEGLNKELRHEILKRYTDPKDITGLRGYFRFR; this is translated from the coding sequence ATGAGTAAAAAAAGAGTCGGAGAAGTTTTTGGCGACAGACTACGTGTCCGTGTATGTGGTATCTGCCTCATGGACGGCGGGCTGTTACTTACCGAGCACAAAGGCCTTGGTCCGCAGGGCCGGCTTTGGATTCCCCCCGGCGGCGGTATGCAGTACGGAGAATCTGCAGAAGAGTGTCTGGTCAGAGAGTTGAAAGAAGAGACAGGATTGGAAATAGCTGCTGGCAAGCTTCTTTTTGTCCATGAATACATAAATGCCCCCCTTCATGCCCTCGAATTATTTTATGAAGCAAAAATAACGGGTGGTTCTCTCACGAAAGGAATAGACCCTGAACTTGCTGAAAACGAACAGATCATTCAGCAATCAAAATTTATGGGCCAGGAGGAAATAGAGGGTCTGAATAAGGAATTAAGGCATGAAATATTGAAAAGGTACACGGACCCAAAAGACATTACGGGGCTTCGGGGATACTTCAGATTTCGTTAA
- a CDS encoding PaaI family thioesterase, with protein sequence MLSLTFADKTSIELDTAQLTGRNSAHYRQRVEKFLERQMFMHHIGFTLDVIEEGRTEGFLDLQEIHQQQKGFAHGGLIATLADITAGFAAYTVVPEDQHVMTAEIKVSYLNPGIGDKLHAVGWVLKPGRKIVFCESEVYAIKGDQRKIIAKATTSMAVISAEDVKKGNNATAGE encoded by the coding sequence ATGCTAAGCCTTACCTTTGCGGATAAAACAAGCATAGAATTGGATACGGCACAACTTACCGGGCGCAATTCCGCCCATTATCGTCAGCGTGTAGAAAAGTTTCTCGAAAGGCAAATGTTTATGCATCACATCGGTTTTACGCTGGATGTGATAGAAGAGGGGCGCACAGAGGGCTTTCTTGATCTGCAGGAGATCCATCAGCAGCAGAAAGGCTTTGCACATGGAGGGCTCATTGCTACCCTGGCTGATATTACTGCCGGGTTTGCGGCCTATACCGTGGTACCGGAAGATCAGCATGTAATGACGGCCGAAATAAAGGTTTCTTACTTAAACCCCGGTATAGGAGATAAGCTTCATGCGGTTGGCTGGGTGCTTAAGCCCGGGCGTAAGATCGTCTTTTGTGAGTCGGAGGTTTACGCGATTAAAGGCGACCAGCGCAAGATTATAGCCAAAGCCACGACGAGCATGGCGGTGATCAGTGCAGAAGATGTGAAAAAGGGTAATAACGCTACGGCCGGTGAGTGA